From the Rhinolophus sinicus isolate RSC01 linkage group LG02, ASM3656204v1, whole genome shotgun sequence genome, one window contains:
- the ACR gene encoding acrosin, which produces MLPTAVLLVLTVSVVAKDNTMCDGPCGIRFRQSPQGTMRIVGGQAAAHGAWPWMVSLQVFTYHNKRRYHACGGTLLNAHWLLTAAHCFRNKKYVWGRAEGGLQTGIFSRGHVAPRLKVYDWRLVFGAREVEYGSNKPVKPPAQERYVEKIIIHERYSPGSEANDIALMKITPPVVCGHVTGPGCLPQFRAGPPRVPQTCWVAGWGFLKENDYRTSPVLQEARVELIDLDLCNSTQWYGGRIRSTNVCAGYPEGKVDTCQGDSGGPLMCRDSGGNAYVTVGVTSWGVGCARAKRPGVYTSTWPYLNWIASKIGSNALQRVQLGTPAPPAPTAPAKLPSANPPWYFQGPPQRPSLRPPAPRPRPPAPPPSPPAPPPSTKPPQVPSFAKRLEQLVEALRGQVLSNRRGNYDTETTDLTELTTSSSSDSIQAVCVQCKTVLERRFRRVRQEP; this is translated from the exons ATGCTGCCAACTGCCGTTCTGCTGGTCTTGACAGTGTCTGTGGTCGCCAAAGATAACACCATGTGTGA TGGCCCCTGTGGGATCCGGTTCAGGCAGAGCCCACAGGGGACCATGCGCATTGTGGGTGGCCAGGCTGCAGCCCATGGGGCCTGGCCCTGGATGGTCAGCCTCCAGGTGTTCACCTATCACAACAAACGGAGGTACCACGCCTGCGGGGGCACCCTGCTGAACGCCCATTGGCTGCTGACCGCTGCCCACTGCTTCAGGAACAAAAAGTATGTGTGGGGCCGCGCGGAGGGCGGTCTGCAGACGGGTATCTTCTCCAGGGGCCATGTGGCACCCAGACT GAAAGTGTACGATTGGAGACTGGTTTTCGGGGCAAGGGAAGTTGAGTACGGGAGCAACAAGCCAGTGAAACCGCCTGCACAGGAGAGATATGTTGAGAAAATCATCATTCATGAGCGATACTCCCCCGGGTCAGAGGCCAATGACATCGCGCTCATGAAGATCACACCCCCCGTTGTCTGTGGGCACGTCACCGGACCCGGATGTCTGCCCCAGTTCAGGGCAGGCCCACCCAGGGTCCCCCAGACCTGCTGGGTGGCCGGCTGGGGATTCTTAAAAGAGAACG ACTACAGGACGTCGCCTGTGCTGCAGGAAGCCCGCGTGGAGCTCATTGACCTGGACCTGTGCAACTCCACGCAGTGGTACGGCGGCCGCATTCGCTCCACCAACGTGTGTGCGGGGTACCCCGAAGGCAAGGTCGACACCTGCCAG GGGGACAGTGGCGGGCCTCTCATGTGCAGAGACAGCGGGGGAAACGCCTATGTGACTGTAGGAGTCACCAGCTGGGGGGTAGGCTGTGCCCGCGCTAAGCGCCCTGGAGTCTACACCTCTACCTGGCCCTATTTGAACTGGATCGCTTCCAAAATAGGGTCCAACGCCTTGCAAAGGGTTCAGCTAGGCACTCCTGCCCCCCCGGCTCCCACAGCACCCGCTAAACTCCCGTCTGCTAACCCTCCTTGGTACTTCCAAGGCCCCCCTCAGCGGCCTTCCCTCCGACCACCTGCACCCCGACCCCGGCCCCCAGCCCCGCCACCCTCCCCGCCAGCACCCCCACCTTCCACTAAACCTCCCCAAGTACCTTCCTTTGCCAAGCGACTAGAGCAGCTCGTAGAGGCCTTAAGGGGGCAGGTCCTTTCCAACAGAAGAGGCAATTATGACACGGAAACCACAGACCTCACAGAGCTGACCACCTCCTCCTCATCTGACTCCATT CAAGCTGTCTGTGTCCAGTGCAAGACGGTCCTAGAGAGAAGGTTCAGGAGAGTGCGGCAGGAGCCCTGA